A window of the Oryza brachyantha chromosome 5, ObraRS2, whole genome shotgun sequence genome harbors these coding sequences:
- the LOC102718267 gene encoding cullin-1-like, protein MAGQERRTIDLEEGWAFMQKGITKLKNILEGKPEPQFSSEDYMMLYTTIYNMCTQKPPHDYSQQLYDKYRESFEEYITSMVLPSLRDKHDEFMLRELVKRWSNHKIMVRWLSRFFFYLDRYFISRRSLIPLEKVGLTCFGDLIYQEIKGQVKGAVIALIDKEREGEQIDRALLKNVLGIFVEIGLGSMECYENDFEEFLLKDTTDYYSLKAQSWILEDSCPDYMIKAEECLKKEKERVGHYLHISSEQKLLEKVQNELLAQYATPLLEKEHSGCFALLRDDKEEDLSRMYRLFSKINRGLEPIANMFKTHVTNEGTALVKQAEDSASNKKPEKKDMVGMQEQVFVWKIIELHDKYVAYVTECFQGHTLFHKALKEAFEVFCNKGVSGSSSAELLATFCDNILKKGCSEKLSDEAIEDALEKVVRLLAYISDKDLFAEFYRKKLARRLLFDKSANDEHERSILTKLKQQCGGQFTSKMEGMVTDLTVARDHQTKFEEFVAAHQELNPGIDLAVTVLTTGFWPSYKTFDINLPAEMVKCVEVFKEFYQTRTKHRKLTWIYSLGTCNINAKFEAKTIELIVTTYQAALLLLFNGSDRLSYSEIVTQLNLSDDDVVRLLHSLSCAKYKILNKEPANRSISPNDVFEFNSKFTDRMRRIKIPLPPVDEKKKVVEDVDKDRRYAIDASIVRIMKSRKVMGHQQLVAECVEQLSRMFKPDFKAIKKRIEDLITRDYLEREKDNANVYRYLA, encoded by the exons atggcggggcAGGAGCGGAGGACGATCGATCTGGAGGAAGGGTGGGCGTTCATGCAGAAGGGCATCACCAAGCTGAAGAACATCCTCGAGGGGAAGCCCGAGCCGCAGTTCAGCTCCGAGGACTACATGATGCTCTACAC GACGATATACAACATGTGCACGCAGAAGCCGCCGCACGACTACTCGCAGCAGCTCTACGACAAGTACCGGGAGTCGTTCGAGGAGTACATCACCTCCATG GTCTTACCTTCATTAAGAGATAAACATGATGAGTTTATGCTGAGGGAACTAGTAAAGAGGTGGTCAAACCATAAAATCATGGTTCGGTGGCTCTCACGTTTCTTCTTCTATCTCGATCGATACTTCATCTCGCGGAGGTCACTTATACCACTTGAAAAAGTTGGGCTTACTTGCTTCGGAGATTTG ATATACCAAGAGATCAAAGGACAAGTAAAAGGTGCAGTGATAGCTCTG ATTGACAAAGAGCGTGAAGGCGAACAGATTGACAGGGCCCTGTTGAAGAATGTCCTAGGCATATTTGTTGAAATTGGACTAGGCAGTATGGAATGCTATGAGAATGACTTTGAAGAATTCTTGCTTAAGGATACTACAGACTACTACTCTCTCAAGGCTCAAAGCTGGATTCTCGAGGACTCTTGTCCAGATTACATGATAAAG GCCGAGGAATGCttgaagaaagagaaggagCGAGTTGGTCACTACTTGCATATTAGTAGTGAACAGAAGTTATTGGAG AAAGTGCAAAATGAATTGCTTGCACAATATGCAACTCCACTGTTGGAGAAGGAGCATTCTGGATGTTTTGCATTGCTGCGTGATGACAAG GAGGAAGACCTTTCTAGGATGTACAGACTCTTTTCCAAAATTAATCGTGGTCTAGAACCTATAGCCAACATGTTTAAAACG CATGTTACAAACGAGGGCACAGCGTTGGTCAAGCAGGCAGAAGATTCTGCTAGTAATAAGAAG CCAGAGAAGAAGGACATGGTTGGTATGCAGGAACAG gtttttgtcTGGAAAATCATTGAGCTCCATGACAAGTACGTAGCTTATGTCACAGAATGTTTTCAGGGTCATACCCTCTTTCACAAG GCTCTTAAAGAAGCGTTTGAGGTCTTTTGTAACAAGGGTGTCTCCGGCAGTTCGAGTGCTGAACTGCTTGCCACCTTCTGTGACAATATTCTGAAGAAAGGTTGCAGTGAAAAGCTTAGTGATGAAGCCATCGAAGATGCTCTTGAGAAG gTGGTGCGATTGCTTGCATACATCAGTGATAAAGATCTCTTTGCTGAGTTTTACAG GAAAAAACTTGCAAGGAGATTGCTTTTTGACAAGAGTGCTAACGATGAACATGAAAGAAGCATACTTACCAAACTCAAGCAGCAGTGTGGTGGACAATTTACTTCAAAAATGGAGGGGATGGTTACTGATCTTACTGTTGCACGGGATCATCAAACTAAGTTTGAGGAGTTTGTGGCTGCACATCAGGAGTTGAATCCTGGGATAGACTTGGCTGTCACTGTTTTGACAACAGGATTCTGGCCAAGTTACAAGACTTTTGATATTAACCTTCCTGCTGAGATG GTGAAATGCGTGGAGGTTTTCAAGGAGTTTTACCAAACAAGAACAAAGCACAGAAAGCTTACCTGGATATATTCCTTGGGAACATGCAATATCAACGCAAAGTTTGAGGCAAAAACTATTGAACTCATTGTCACAACATATCag GCtgcattgctgctgctgttcaaTGGATCTGACAGGCTTAGTTATTCTGAGATTGTAACGCAACTAAACTTGTCAGACGATGATGTAGTGCGTTTGCTCCATTCCCTTTCCTGTGCAAAATACAAGATTCTTAACAAGGAACCTGCCAATAGATCTATTTCACCCAACGATGTTTTTGagttcaattcaaaatttactGACAGGATGAGAAGAATCAAG ATACCACTACCTCCTGTTGATGAGAAGAAAAAGGTTGTCGAAGATGTTGACAAGGACAGGAGGTATGCAATTGATGCATCGATTGTGCGCATTATGAAGAGTCGCAAAGTTATGGGCCATCAGCAGCTAGTTGCGGAATGTGTGGAGCAGCTCAGCCGCATGTTTAAG CCTGACTTCAAAGCCATCAAGAAGAGAATCGAAGACCTCATCACAAGAGATTACCTTGAACGCGAGAAGGACAATGCGAATGTGTACAGATACCTGGCTTGA